ATGTGTGCAGTAGTCCAATATTAATAATCAACCAAGTGGATTCGGTTCATGCTATAAGCTagtaaagaaagataaaaactATGGAGCTACCCCTCGTGGACGTGACACAGTAGCTGTGACCGAGAACCTTTCTCCCTAGTCACGTCCTCTTCTAGGTGCTTCACttctaaaaatgaaagaagatcCCTTTTCCCAAGGTGGCTGCTGCACCTTTTATTCTCCTGTCAGGCCGTGACCCCCTTTCAAGCCATCCTAAAAGTTCAAAAGTGAAAAACCAAGAGAAGAGTGGTGGCTGGAGCCCCTTCCGTGACTACATATTTTTAAAGCCAAAAACAATTTCTCATAGGTGGCGGCTACAGCTCCAGGCCGAGACACCTCCTTCCCGCACACCTCCAACTTCCGTGATTCAGCATTGTGCCACCTCCCTTTCTCTATCACAAGCTTCTACTGTTCCAGCACCTCCTCACTCACGGTCCTCTCTCACTCACTGCCCTCTTTACTCTACATTACACTACACTACACTACTGGAAAAACTACTCTACTGGAACCCTCCATCCCTCTCTCATTTCCGTAACCTACTTTCTTCAAAGCCAAGAAAGCCAAACTCATAGGTGGCTGCTGGACCTCTAAGTGTGCACTGGACAAAACCTTTTTCACCTCCAACCGAGAGCTCTCgcttcttcctctcttcttcctggaccgtgaataatttttttttttcttccagcaCCACGTTTTCACTTCTCTGCTGGACCGTGAGTGCTGCAGACCGTGTGCACCCCTCCAATAACAAGCCAAAAtcaattcttcattttctcaCTCCGTGACGGCTGGAACAGCTCCCTCTCCATCCCGTGAGTTTTTACTTACTCCGTGCAACCCACCATTTCTCTGGACCGTGTGCTTATTTCTGCTTCCAGCCGTGGGCTCCTTCTTTGCTGGACGCACCCCTAAAACTGAAATCCACACCTCCTctctcattttagtttaaaataaaattgatgtggcattttcttttgacctccaaatgtcccaaataatatccaacaatttccctacaattaaaaatgcaaataattagtccaaataattcaaattaattgaaataagaatttttggtcaaattaagcacaattagcaaaaacgggaaaataccggacaattaagcacaattccccgattaaattcggtacaataaactaagtgaagtgaataaaatattgactcatcaataTGGTATAAATAATAACCACATAAAAGTAAACAAACATCTTACTATACGAAAACATGTGAATGATTATGCTATGTTACGTTCTATTATTTATGCAAAAGATATTCAATATCAAAGGATGAATCACCTTAGAAAATCTCTTCAACACAAggtaaaattgtttttattcataaatttccTGAAGTACACATTGTTAAGTTTGGAAGAATTATCTATTTTGTATGGCATGACACAAGTTCGTGGAGAAACACATTGTCTATAACTACATCTAACTACCGAGTTATgcaagaagaaaagagaaaataaattttgcatgGACTGTATTTAATGTATTGTttaatgggttaaatatgtttttcatcctttaagtatcacacgattttgggtttagtctctactcgaaactttgatggtttttagtcctcgtagttttagtagatgtggcaaacgacAAGGTCACGTCTTATGCCAGCTTACCTCTTCAGTCTTTGTCACGTTCGTCTTCTCCGGAAGAGCAGAGCCTCCATCGGACCAGCCGCCATGCCGGACCTTCCGCTCAGGCCAAGGCGTCGCCGGCGACACCAATCGCCACCGGGACCATTGTCGGTTGGCATCGATTTCTCTCTCCTTGCCTTTTCTCCGCGCGCGAGAGAAGCTCTCTCGTTCCTCCGCCAATCGCCACCTGAGAAAGTCGAGCCTCGCACGAAAGAAGCTCTCTCAATTAGCGACACGACTTCAACCTCCGGATTTGGAGGCAAAACAGCAACGAACATGGCTAAAGAGCTTCTTGCTCTCGAGATCAAGTCCTGAACCTCTGCCTCCATCACCCTTGGAGCTCGCCCCTTCAGTCCCTCCAAGTAAGTTACATGATTGGTGAGCACCCTTCTTAGCCAAGTGTGGGCATCTTGCGCCGAATCAGTGGTCCCTTTGGTTAGGTTGGCCTTTGAGTCCCAAACTCTGTCCACGGACAACTCCATCAGCTCCACGCAATCCCGCAAAGCGGCTTCTTCTCCTGGATTGTTCATCCTCACCCTCATAGCGTTGGATGCCCCTATCACTCTCTCAATGTGTGAGGTGGATTTCATTAAAAAGGATTTGAGCAATCCGAATCTATGGTTTTGTGTGGCACCGAACATCGGATCTTGTTCCACTTCCAAGACATGTGCCAAGCAGGCTGAAGGATCAATTGCATGATCACAAACACGGTGAGAAATGTCGTGGTTGAATAAGGGAGAGGGTTTTGAGATATAGGAAGCAATAAGAGCTGATGAAGTTAGCACAACAGCTACAGAGAAGATTAAGCATATAGTTTTGGAAACGGATTTTCTAGGGTTGTCTAACAAAGATTGGTGTGTTTCCATTCTTCTGATCAGTGTGTCTGTTGTTGCTTATCTATTTTTTGCTTCACTGTACTTATAGTTGGATGAATTCAATCACTCGTTCTGAACAAGGATACCATGTGACTTGCTCTCTGAAATATCTCTTCTGTCTTTTTAGTTTTACAGTGATGCAAGTATGGACTCTCTTacaaagtttcttttttttttacttcacctaataaatatttttttccgaTTGAACAATAAATATCTCTTCTCGACTTTCTCAGGTGGCGATTGGCGGAGGAACAAGAGAGCTTCTCTCGCACGCGGAGAAAAGGAAAGGAGAGAGAAATCGACGCCGACCGATAATGGTCCCGGTGGCGATTGGTGTCGCCGGCGACGCCTTGGACTGAGCGGAAGGTCCGGCACGACGGCTGGTCCAATGGAGGCTCTGCTATGCCGAAGAAGACGAACGTGACAGAGACTGAAGAGGTAAGCTGGCATAAGACGTGGCCttgccgtttgccacatctactaaaagttaacgccgtctaattttaaggactaatagtaagagttttaaaactatgaggactaaaaaccatcaaagtttcgagtagggactaaacccaaaatcgtgtgatacttaaaggatgaaaaacatatttaacccttgtTTAATATCACTCTCgtccaaaaaaaaaaccttcaaaaagatttgaagctttcaaagaCAAAAATGGTTTCCTAATAACTATTTTCTCCATAACTATATAAAGCAACTCTAAAAATGAGAAGAGAGAGATTGTGTTGTATAATGCCAAAactttatttagtttaaaatgatCCAACAAGTATTTTATAAGCTATTAGTTCTCTTGATGTAATACATTGGGATAAAATCATTAGAACTGAAATTTGATCAAtcgagaaaaataatatttggacCTTAGTATAGACTTATCTAAATAAGAAAAACtcatttattgtaaataatctttaagaaaaagtatatcACCTTGATGGATTCATAGAGTAGTATATGAAAATATTAGTAGCAAAATGTTTTACTCAAAAAtccaacatagattactttgatacttttgcccTTGTGATTAGGATTTCCTCTATTTGAGTTTTGTTAGCTCTAGTTGCTTATCCATAAGCTAATGATACACTAAATTGATGTTAAGATTACTTCTCTAAATGATGAAttagagaaataaatttatatgattCAACTTGAAGGGTGTGTTTTTCTTGGTCAAGAGAACAAAGTGtgcaaacttttaaaatctttaaatgGGTTGAAACAAGCATCATAACAATAGCATGAGAAACTTGATAATGTGTTATGTTGTGATGGTTTTTCATCTAATGATGCTGATAAATGCGTGTACTCTAAATTTGAAcatggtgattgtgtcattatatgtttgtatatgGATGTTAATATTTTGTACATGCAATGAAATTGTCTTtagaactaaattatttttaggttctaaatttgaaatgaaagatattggTGAAGCTAATATGATTTTAGATGTTAGAATCATaaggtaatcgattatcacaacaaaaaaataatttttgaaatagtttctataataattgattactgcttatgataatcgattataagtGACAGTTGCGAAATAGATTCTTCAGTTTCTGacctaattttcaaaatataagtcATAAGTATTTAACATAAACCTAATTTCAAAAAACTTTTCACTCAGAAATTTAAGAGTTGTATGCTAGAACTCTCAATATTTGTGAAAAGAAAACTTTGAAAAACATAGTGTGGGTAGAATAAGAACTTTCATTAAACGTGTCTTGTGAttgagtattattatttttgttagaaaaattGTTAATCATTTGTGTGTCAAAAGAGATATTGTTCATTCTTTGTATGTTGAAGttcttgattttatttaatgattagTTAATTCCTCTTTAGACATATATCTACAAATGATTGTCCTCTCTAACAAACAACCTTGTAATTCTTCTTTCATCATTACTCACAAAGTCTACTTAGTCATAAGTAACTGGTTTACTAAAAATAGTCATCTAGTAACAAAGAGTGGTTGTTgttaaaaaattgattgaagTAGAAGTGATTTatgaaaaaatgtttgattaGTCTTCTAGAATGAAAGTTTTTCACAAGAATACATTATTAGGGTTCCGAAATGAACAtggaaaatatttcaaaataactattCAGAAAACATATGTTGCAAAATGAGTTTGGTGGCTCCTCATATATTTCCATTCGAACTCTGCATTTATTGATTTACCCGTGAACCTTTCTAGCTACTATATCATCTTCTTGGAACTTTATTGCTGCCATGTTTAAGATACTGGGAGTTCTAGAAGGCCGTTTGAGTTCTGGAAGTTTTATATatagcaaaaaatataaatttaaactagattaaaaaaattgaaaattagttTGATTATGTGAGTCCAAATTTAAAatccaatatatattttaatgggAATTCAAAAGAGACATATttattgatgtatgaattaaaaaGGTCATAAGAAGTTTGAAGTGAAGCAGTGGATTTCGGTACAAGAAATGGGTTCATTTATTCCGAAACCATGATCTCACGTTTATCTCAGTTACTACTTTAACTCCTATCACGTCTGCATCTCTTCcttcttatttaattttctgtcccCACTTCATTGCTTcacatcaaaataaataacaaaggataaaacaaaatcaatattaaaactaagtgggaataaaataaaataataaatatgtaatgtttaactgttttttttttaaatatgataaataatgtGGTGATTTTCTCCCAAATTATTTATCTTCACTCCTATAAAtacaatcaattttattttcaattatcctcaaatttttttcatcattcattTATGGCTAACACAAAAATAGTTTACTATGTCATTGAATTTACATTAagtgggttaaatatgtttttgatcccttaactttcagtgaaaattggaattagtctctcttcaaaactttggactaatttagtcccaaactttagaaatgtgtgaatttagtccttttaacccaattttgttaactttatttgatgtttcaaatgtATTTCTCAGTGAatattgaagcaaaaatgtgtcaaacggtgtaaacaactcaaatgctatcatgaaacgcacttaaaacatcaaaataaacctaacaaaatttaattaaaaggactaaattcacacatttctaaagtttggagactaaattaggccaaagttttgaggagggactaattccaattttcgctgaaagttaagggaccaaaaacatatttaaccctatataaGTAATAGACGTAACatttttggaattaaatgatcaatatttatatttgactTATAGAATATTAGAAGCAggaaagataattttatttcttataagtTAGatataaaaactcatttttacGTATAACTCTTATAAGTTagatataaatatgttttaagaaaaaaaagtttaaaattctcACTTTTCTTCACGGACTCTTTTATAAGttagatatatatattagttatgtTTCTCTTATATTTTGAGATGGATATTGGTTTGGCCCTTTAATCtctgtttgaaaaaaattagtttctaaaataaaatttgttttggaaaaaataatCATGTTAGTTCGTCAATATTAAATTTGTGGacataacattatattttcaaaatcagtTTAGTccctaataataaaatttaaagactaGAAAATATACAGGgtagttttgttttcttaaaaataattttgtatcatttgattcttttattataaatataaaagataacgTTTATCATAATTCAatgtttttattgtaaatataaagtataacttatgctttcaaaaatatttatttaaaaaaaaatttatatataatacaatttatatattaaaaatatttatttatactgaattttataataaaaataatacttatctTATAAATCtaattacttaaatatatttattgaaaaatgagaagaaaatccttcgagaaaataaaaaatgaaaagttaacgatctttaagaacaaaatttctagtttttaatttataatatatatatatatatatatatatatatatatatatatatatatatatatatattagatgagTCTGTTAATTTACATTACACAAATTGagtgtattaatatatattagacgAGTTTGTCTATTTACTAGTTAAACAAGAGTtttataatacaattaaaaGAGTCTACATATGCATTAATTGGACTACTATGTTCATATAGTAATTAAACAACTCTAGCAACAAACATTAGATGAGTATGCTTATATACTTATTAAATAAGTCTAGCACTAATTAGATATACACAAATTAGACGAGTTTGTTAACACACATTAAACAAGTTTGTTCACTCGCTGATTAAACGAGTCTTACAATACACATCCATGAGTCTaaatatacactaattaaatgAGTCTAGCAATACATATTATATGAATGTGTCTATATACTAATTAAAAAGGTGTGACGCGATTTCATTAATCtatcaatattaattaagtGAGAtctatcaataaaaataaaaccattaatatagaaatcagacaatttttttataaactaaaactaagagACTAAAAATATGTAGCCTTGATTagaataagtgaaaaaaaaaattcttttattttcataactgcatgaatttgatgttcaaaatataattgttgGGTATTTTTGTCTCACATTCTTTtgttaactatttaatttttaaaatgtgacATTAGTagttaatatgaaaaataatgaaagagatAGATGATGTAATTCACATGACaataataaatacattcaaATGCATCATTATCATTCACATCTTAACCTGACACTAGTAATTAAGATgacatacaaaattaaattatcaatgtcacttaaattaaattacgtGATCAATGCAAAtaaatacaacttttttttatcaatttatatttataagacagcaagtatattataaaaaaaaaatggtacaAGAAACTCTGCCATTAACTATGGGCCCATTTCATGCTCAAGAACCTTCCTATTGTATAATTGTGTATCTTTTTATGGCAACATCTCAAGCTAATTCATAAATATGAAATGTctacatcaaaataatataattttttacatgcatatgtatttaatttttatataattacaaaaactaataaattttttattataataattattaaattagaaaaattttcataaaacaaatttataatttgattatagataacttttatttatgataaataatttttttaattatgtatagTTATTTttgcttaaaagaaaaattatttaaatggtaaaataataaaaaatctcatttattaatgttataaatgatatatatacatataagatTAGTTATGAGTCTAGATATAAACATtttgtatgttattttttacaCTGTTGCAAGCATTCAGACCTCTCAACAGTGCATCACATAACAAAACACCCATTGCTTTTATTTAACCactatcacttttttttatttacttattaaaatCTTTCACTAGTAGTTAATAATAACAGtgaacat
The Vigna angularis cultivar LongXiaoDou No.4 chromosome 5, ASM1680809v1, whole genome shotgun sequence genome window above contains:
- the LOC108339195 gene encoding pectinesterase/pectinesterase inhibitor produces the protein METHQSLLDNPRKSVSKTICLIFSVAVVLTSSALIASYISKPSPLFNHDISHRVCDHAIDPSACLAHVLEVEQDPMFGATQNHRFGLLKSFLMKSTSHIERVIGASNAMRVRMNNPGEEAALRDCVELMELSVDRVWDSKANLTKGTTDSAQDAHTWLRRVLTNHVTYLEGLKGRAPRVMEAEVQDLISRARSSLAMFVAVLPPNPEVEVVSLIERASFVRGSTFSGGDWRRNERASLARGEKARREKSMPTDNGPGGDWCRRRRLGLSGRSGMAAGPMEALLFRRRRT